The nucleotide window GGGGGAGACAGGCGTCTAGAGGGGGGGAGACAGGCGTCTAGAGGGGGGGAGACAGGCGTCTAGAGGGGGGGAGACAGGCGTCTAGAGGGGGGGAGACAGGCGTCTAGAGGGGGGGAGACAGGCGTCTAGAGGGGGGGAGACAGGCGTCTAGAGGGGGGGAGACAGGCGTCTAGAGGGGGGGAGACAGGCGTCTAGAGGGGGGGAGGACAGGCGTCTAGAGGGGGGGAGACAGGCGTCTAGAGGGGGGAGACAGGCgtctagagggggggggagacaggcgtCTAGAGGGGGGGAGACAGGCGTCTAGAGGGGGGGAGACAGGCGTCTAGAGGGGGGGAGACAGGCGTCTAGAGGGGGGGAGACAGGCGTCTAGAGGGGGGAGACAGGCGTCTAGAGGGGGGAGACAGGCGTCTAGAGGGGGGAGACAGGAGTCTAGAGGGAAGAGACAAAGGAGAGACAGGAGTCTAGAGGGAGGAGACAAAGGGTTTGCAGAGGGGACAGTCTCGTCTAGAGAAAATGGCCAAAGGGATTCTGCAGGCGGGGGAAGGGGAGTCTGGAAGGAGAAGGGAAGAGAGTGAGGAGTCCAGGGAGGAGACAGGttgaaaagagcagaaagtaAGGAGTCCAGAGGGAGGGGAcaaagaggagtctggagggaggaggCAGAAGAGTCTGGAGAAGTAAGAATGGTCTGTAGGGAAgtctctggcagcggcttattgcCATTTCTGTATTCAGAGATTCACTTACACTAGCTGTTTCGACCTTAaaatccaggattataaaaaacacagccactttcttgcaagaacagcaccacccctgtcatcaggttgtttgtggtattaacaactctgctccattgacttcaatgggccgaACTGCAATACACACCccaaacctgaggacagggttgctgccatttctggaagaaagcgtttttgtaagcctggacaaaaatccctttaagccacTGAAAGTGTAGCTTATCTCCAAGTGGAACCAAACCAGTAAAACCCACCCGACCTAtgtcctgtgacagtgggctGCCCTCTGGGGGGACAGATTGCTATAGGCGACTGCTGGTGGTCAGCGGATATTATGAGGGAATATACAATACATGAGGGGTATACGGATGTGCCGCCATTATTAAAAGGGACCccccaccaacaccaccaccaccacatatggAAAGGGGACGTGCACATTTCCCCTAATTCCCCATCACATGACGGGGTGCGAGCAGCTTCTCAGTGGGTCAAGTAACAAAACAGGAAATCATGTGTGCACCGCCTCAGTGCTTtccccacatctccagcagaggatGAGTCTTGGGATGAtgagaagatgtagaagatgagaTGTTACATGCAGAGAAGACTTTAGACCAATCACCACCCAccgctgcacaactacaactcccagcaagctcAGACCCGCTGGAGGCCACAGTCCCGCAGCGGTGGGAGAGCCCAACCTTACGCTACAAGAATGATGGAGGTTAAAGACGAAGAGTTGACGTAGATGATGGTAAGAGATGATGAGCAGGAGCCTACAACACATACAGCTTTCCTCACCGCGATTGAAGTATCCACCATAACTTCCTTGCTTGTGGTCAAATATGCGCTCGTTGTTCTCCACGAGGTTGCCCAGCTTCTCGGCCAGCTGCAGAGCAGTGTTCTGGAGTGAGCTGGGCTCCGTGCCGTGCATCACCACTGTCTGCGTCGGCTGGTCCAAAGAAGCCTGCCGGGGGGAAAAGAGGAACAAAGATGGTCATAGTTacgggaaacagtcagcaagcatGTACAGACAACAGGTCAGCTCCTACAACAGGGACGGGGGAAActtcggccctccggctgttgcaaaacaacaactcccatcatgcctggagatcCAAAGCTttagatgtccaggcatgatgggaattgtagttttcgcaacagctggagggctgaaggttcccaaaTCCCTGTCCTACTACGTTTGTGTCTCATCTGTATCAGttgacagcctgggatatagaGATCCCCCCCAACCAGAGAAAGTATAGTGCAGACACTGAACAGGCAGAAGGTGCTGGAAAATATCAGATGacagttaaagggtttatccaggattagaaaaagcagagCAAAAACAGTGACACCCATGTCCTCAGCTCCTCTTACCAtcattcagcttcattcacttcaaatgGACCTGATctaaaaaaacaccacacccaACCTGATACAGGACAGGTGCTGTGTCTGGaggaaagcgaccatgtttttctaaacttgcacaacccctttaagagcctagGATATAGACATCACCTCCCACAATGCAACTCACCACCGGAGGAGGTAatgtgcagacactgaacaagcaggggatgctgggagattgtAGACACAGACAGAGCGGGCACTCACCATGAGCTCCTCGTTGATGATCATCTTGCTGATGATGCTGTGTACGGTGGGGATCTCCAGCTGGAACATGTCGCCCAGGATGCCCATCCTGAGGGGAGACACAAGGATGAGGACGCAGAACAAGGATGAGAATTACAGACGcagagtcatgtgatcagaggggactctggaggtcagaccccccccagACACACACAGGATAGGTCATGACTAGTGTTGACCAAACTTGCTTAACttttctccgaacctgaacacttggcATCTGATTTCCGGCGGCTAGAGAATTtggatgccaggaaaacatggatacggctatAGGCCTGTGGCTGTACGCATGttattcaggactccctagggcggcatccaacttctccagccgccgggagtcaaatgccgaacattcagatttggagaacattgccgaacccgaatAGTTCAGCAAGttggctcaacactagtcattgtaccgaaccctcagctgtgaggtaAGGAAGGATTTCAGTCACTACATGTTAAAGGgcttctccagcgctacaaaaacatggccgctttcttccagagacagcaccgctcgtctccagtttgggtgcaggttttgtacctcttttgaagtgaatggagcttaattgcaaaccgcacctgacctggacacAGGAGTGGttctatctctggaagaaagcggccatgtttttgtagtgctagataacccctttaactaggatACCACTCACTtactgcaagcagagatcttggctggaagttatgtgtgtgtgtggagattcTAACTTATCGCTCAGGGATGGGgatccttcagccctccagctgttgcagaactacaattcccatcatgtctggacagccttcACATAAGAGACTGCTGCATAGGGCActgaaggcatgctgggagttgtagttttggaacaggtGGGGAATGACTGCAGTAGAGTGAGGGTATGCTGGGACTCCTACAGGTGAGGGGGGCCACCGCCTCCAGGGCCTTCGGAGTCTCACCTTATGGAGTCGTACACGCTGCTGTATGTGAACAGATACGTCCTTAGAGATTCTTCTTGTATCTTCCTGTGAGAGAAGACAAGGAATTAAACTTCAGTATAAGACATCCATAatccagccaccccctcccctgatCCGGCGTTCTCACCTGACCAGCATGCTGCGCACGCGGTCCGCCTCTGGGAACAGGTCCCACACTTTGCCGTTCATCTTCTCGTTGATGATAAAGTTCTTGCAGGTTTTCCAGTCTCCCATTTTCATTGCCTTTGAGGCGGCCACCACGTGCTCCCTCATACTCTCAGGGGGTCCTGCAGTACACaaaacgggaggggggggggggggtcacacctcaGCACAGACCTTAAAGAGGTACTTTAGGGGACCAGACTTAAAGAGGTaaccaactggtaccagaaagttatatagatttgtaatctgcttctataaaaaaaaaaacaaactctagtcttccagtacttatcagctgctgtatgtcctgcaggaagtggtgtattctctccagtctgacactgctctctgctgccacctctgtccatgtcaggtactgtccagagcagctgcaaatccccatagaaaacctctcctgctctggacagttcctgacatggacagaggtggcagcagagagcagtgtcagactggaaagaatacaccacttcctccaggacatacagcagctgataagtagtggaagactggagatttttaaatagcggtaaattacaagtctgtataactttctctacccctttaaagacgctATAATGTGTGGTTATCCCCAGACTCACCCAGCAGAGGCTGCCGCTCGCCCACACGCAGTTGGTGGTGGAACTGCTTGCTGATCATCCTCCTGCGGGCGTCAAACTCGTGTGCCGCCATGTAGGGGATCTCCAGCAGCATGGCGGACACCAGGTAGACGCACTCCAGCAGCTCCAGGTTGATGTGCATGTGGAATGGGATCTGTCGTCTCTTCTCGATCTTCTCCTGCTCCTGGTTGCGCTCCTGCATGGTCCTCATGAGGAGCCCCTGTCCCAGCAGCTCCTTGGCTCTGCCGCTGGACTGGATGTCGAGCAGAGCATTGTGCGCGTCGCGGATCATCCCCTGCCGGAAGGCGCAGATGCCCAGCTGGACCATGGTGCGGTTATACAGGATCTGGAGGAGACAACAGGGGTCAGGTTATGGCGGCTGCTCTATGGGGCTTGTATGTTATACTATGGAGCGCCCCCTCTCACCTGTACAGGGGGGTCGGCGTGCTGGATGTTGTCTTGCAGGTGAGACATGAGCATAAGATCCCGAGCCTGGAACCAGCGGTTGTGCAGAGCGTGATGGTAGATGTGGCAGAGGATGGCGCAGGTGCGGATACGGTCCGTCCTGTCTTTGGCGTAGATGTACTTGCAGAGTCTGTCCATGAGGACGGCGCTGTCCTCCGCCTCGTTCTCTGCCTGGTCCTGTTCTGACTGCACAGAGAACGGGAGAGGAGTTATTTCACAATACAACAGGATAGGGGGGTAAGAATACTCAAACATGGCCGAAACATGTGATCAGTGGGTGGGGTCTAACCACCAGGATAACCCCTCCCCCGCACCTTAGACTCCTGGCCGGTGCTGAGCTGCCGCTGATGAGCTTTGTAGTCAAACTTGTAGTAGGTGTGCATGATCCTGCGGAGGTAGACGCGGCAGATCTCCTCCGTGCTGCCCTTCTCCTGCAGATACTTCTGCACCCGCTCAATCACCTCGCACACCCGAGCCTCGTCCTTCAGATTGTCCACGTACTCTGCAAGGAGAGACAACAACGTATCAGGAACCATCTCTCCTCCCTGTCAGAAAACGTATGATTTAcaccgaagctctcctggcagccgagtgtCCCCGAGCTCTTCCGTTGAGACGCTAAGCTGCAggaagagcttcggggatccccggcgcagtcagtgtacgtcacactgttGGCGCCGGGAATGGgcccccaggtgagttaactgtttttttctatagtggtcgccccatacggtagtGATGCGGCCATTTTTCAACTCCCCCACCGCATGGGGTGACCATATCCAACGTATAAGACGgcccctgacttctaagaagatttttcgggggttaaaaagtcgtcttatacgccttataaaatactgtatttctttatctgcttgctgtcagaaCGGAGGACGAAAACCGATTAAGATCCGATCCTTCTCGGGGCGGACTAGATGCTACAAGTGTTTTCAGTAAAAACTATCTTGGTTGATACAGTGTAACAAGCTCTCAGCTGTGCAAGGGACTGGGTCAGGGTGGGTCTGGATGTATACATTGACGGCTGTCGCTCACTGACAGGATGAAGAATATTTCGTTATCTGCAGTGATTTCCCACCTACGGTTATCCAGTAAAACTACAAGACTCAGAATGCCTCCAGCTGTCAGGACACGCCAGGCGTTGTAGTTTTTTTAACAGCTAAAGAGTCACAGGTGGAAGACCCCAGCTGGAGGCTATCAGAgagtgctgggatttgtagttttgtgacTACTGGAGACTTACAGGGTAGAAGGCCAAAGCTGCAGacaggcagggcatgctgggagttgtagtttataagatctatactgcacccctccccacatGGATAGACAGCATTAGTTATCATGAAAGAACTATGCTTAACatcgcccacacacacacacccctggatTGCGGCTTCTCGTACCTTGTGAATGCGGGTCTGTGTTCTGCATGATCTTGGTGAACTCTTCGTCCATCCTCTCGATCAGGGTGAGGATACAGCCGCGTACGCGGAGAGGTTGCTGAGGACACAGAAGAACATAATATAAGTCAATGCCCCTGTATGATAAGCTTCCAGCACAACCCGATATACATCCAGggtccaggaagctgagatataaaATCCTGTATGTTATTCTGTATGGTTTGCTATAGTTGctgtgacactacaactcccagcagtgccTGACCGCTCTATGGTCTCACCTGGTCAGACACAATGAGATTCTCCGAGTCCTCAGCGATATTCTCCCCGATGAACATGTTGGGGTTGGCGAAAAGGATGTCCAGCAGTTCATGGATGCACTCCAGACATTTCTTCCACATGTCGGCCTGCGGAGAGAACACACCAGGAGGCGGGGTtaacaggtcatgtgatcaggctcCTGCTGGTGACCACACGTCTGAGAGGATTCACTACCTTCATATACGCGGCCAGATTGGGGTTGTAGTCGTACAGAGAGGCCACAATGTTGAACTTGATCTTGACAGCGATTCCCTGGCCCAGGTTATTCTCCTCGGATATCCCGGCCAGCATGTGGAGGAGCTCGATCTGAGCCGCCCTGTGGGGAGGCAGACGCCAGGGTGAGACCCCCGGAGGATgaagacccccatccccaccgtCACCTCCGGCCCTTACCTGTCCGTGCCCTTCTTTCCTCTGGCCTGGAGGATCTCGTTCAGCTTCTTCACCACGATGGGTGGGGTGATCTCTGTGCCTTTAGCAAACATCTTGGGCTTTTCCTGTAGAAGTGAATGGAGGGGTGTGAGGAAGGAGCAGAGACCTCCGCACAGCCCCTGCCCCCCTCATTCCTTAATCTCTCACCTTAACCATAGGAGCGCCCCCTTTGACCTTCTCCCACTCTCCTCCAGCCTCGTTTTCATCCTGTTCACCTTCCATCCCCTCCTCGGCCAGACTCTTCACTTTGCGATGCTGCTTCTTCTtggccttctcctccttctttttCTCAGTGGCCTGACGTTCTCCAGAAGGGCCGGTTCTGAAATGCAGCAACATGTCTGGTCACCCTCACGAGCAGATCCCCCTCAGCAACACAGTCCCTGGGGACTGagactatacccccccccccattgatagAGATATTGGGGTGGGGGCCCCCCCATTCCATCTCTGCTCCCTTTTACTCACTTCTTAAGGAACCTGGCGGCCAGGGTTGTATATTTGCCTTCTTCATCTTCAGATTCAGAGTCTGAGTCCTCGGAGTCGGATTCCCAGATTTCACTATCGGAGGATTCTTCATCATCCTCGGCATCCTGGCACAGAACAAAGGTTAAAGATGATGATATTATATAATTCCTGTAATCCGGCATTAATGGGAAcagatgctggattatcagaagGTTGTGCCCCATCAGCCTTCACAAAACAAAAACTCCAACCATTCCCTGACAGTCTccatcctgcagggcatgcagggagttgtagttctgccaaaTAATGAATAATTCTGCACTTATCTGCCATTTTAACAGGTTCCTTCCATTTTTAACCTCTTCAAGACGGAGCCCATTGacgtccgggtcagattaatgcaatgttcctccccgccttctaagagccatagcgcttttatttttccacctacagggctggttggggtgtcattttttgcgccatgatctcttgtttttattaatatcatattggtgtaacaaaaattttgatcgctttttatattttttttctgatatataatttataaaaataaataaataaataaaaaaaaatcagcaatcctggtgtgttttttttcccgttcacgccgttcaccgtaacACTACgatatatgttgttgtttttgtcaatatttttatttttataatgggcaagggggtattttaaacttttattaggagggggtttataagtttttttttatatacttttaaaaacttattacacttttttcttttaacactCTTTTTtccactgtaaaatatgcaatcattagattgtatgTTCTGATTTATGCTTtgacatagcatagatcagtgttatcagcgatctgtgtATAAAGCCTGCCTGAGGGAAACTCTATCCACAGATGGccaatccaacaggacggaggtaagtgacttacccctacccgttggtacaagtgatcaggacccccgcaatgTGGCTGCGGGGATCCCAATCACTCAGTGCCAgatgcttgtcctgtcactgactaccttaaacactGAGATTGCTATAGATCGGGCATTTAAGGGATTAATAAGACGCAGCTGCAGGATCAGAGCTGCCTCTCATTATAAgtgcggggccgctctcactgcagcggtcccagacacatcaaaccccttcagtgtcaggaacgtatacatacattcctaccgtatgtgcagtaggaaagtATATCTACATAttactgacatgaaggggttagaGGGGTATCCTGTGGTTAGAGGACAAGTTAGTTTTTCTTGGAAAACCCctgtaagatctctgcttgctctcAGGGAGCGGTAACCTCCTTTGTTCACATCCAGAGACTGAAACTAAGGCTGATCCAATGTCACTTAGCTGAGGGTTTGTTGCAATGTATCAGCTTGATTTTCTACATTTGTGTGAAACCAAAAATGCTCTCATTCACTGACAAACAGATGAGGAAAGAAACTCGAGGGTGAGATTTCCTAAGGCCTGGCCTAACTACCCATAATCCCCCTCACCTCGGCTTTCTTCTGGAACTTGCTGCGGGAGTCCGGAGGGGCGGTGTCGGCCTTCTTCAGGAACTTACTGGCACTGATGCCCACATCTTTCTCGTCATCACTGGACTCTGAGGCTGAAGAGGAGAAAACGGGAGGTCAGTATGATACAGGGAGCAAAGATGGTTGTCTGTCCcctataccctctatatactcaCCGTCTGAGTCGTCGTCATCCTCATCCTTGTCTTGGTCTTCATCCGCTGACTCCTCAGGATTCTGAgaggaccatatatatatacaccgataTAATaacagatacacagatacaatatacacagatattatacacacacataatacatatacacacagatataataTAAACACAAGTGGAAGCCTCATCACAGTGGCTCCGCCTCTCGCCATTTCCagctccgcctctcacctgcttATAGGCGGTAATGGACGCCTCAAAGTCTCGGTTGTACTTGCGCAGTTTCTGGCGCAGCGTGCTCAGGGCTTTGCCGTTGTTCTTGTTCAtcttcttcctcccttccttatCGTCCCAAAGCTACAGAAtacaacagaggaggagggggagggtcgTCAGCATCACACACAACATCTATCAGCCAACTACAGGTGCAACAAAGCAAACAATGGCGGCTATGAAGAGTCTATGGGTCAGACCACTAGTACAACTCTTTATTTCTTACACTTTCAGGTCCCCGATGCAACTTGAACAGGTGATCAGGCCTGATGGCTTCAATGCTAATGTTAGTGTAATGAGACAATGGAGAACCTTTCCCACAACCATCACGAACCATCGGCCACGTGTCTGACCTGCGCTCCaccagggggacacaggaggccCCCCACACAGGGTAACGCACCTGGCATAACTACTATTGACTATAACATAACTCCCACACTTCAGCTGTCATCGGCTTTTGGACCAAATCCTTTAAAGAGGCCAGGAAGCCATCTTTGA belongs to Dendropsophus ebraccatus isolate aDenEbr1 chromosome 9, aDenEbr1.pat, whole genome shotgun sequence and includes:
- the LOC138801533 gene encoding eukaryotic translation initiation factor 3 subunit C isoform X1, producing MSRFFATGSDSESESSLSGDELLPKPVGGFNKQPILLSEDEEDTKRVVRSAKDKRFEELTNIIKTIRNAMKIRDMTKCLEEFEQLGKAYIKAKNIVDKEGIPRFYIRLLSDLEDYVNELWDDKEGRKKMNKNNGKALSTLRQKLRKYNRDFEASITAYKQNPEESADEDQDKDEDDDDSDASESSDDEKDVGISASKFLKKADTAPPDSRSKFQKKAEDAEDDEESSDSEIWESDSEDSDSESEDEEGKYTTLAARFLKKTGPSGERQATEKKKEEKAKKKQHRKVKSLAEEGMEGEQDENEAGGEWEKVKGGAPMVKEKPKMFAKGTEITPPIVVKKLNEILQARGKKGTDRAAQIELLHMLAGISEENNLGQGIAVKIKFNIVASLYDYNPNLAAYMKADMWKKCLECIHELLDILFANPNMFIGENIAEDSENLIVSDQQPLRVRGCILTLIERMDEEFTKIMQNTDPHSQEYVDNLKDEARVCEVIERVQKYLQEKGSTEEICRVYLRRIMHTYYKFDYKAHQRQLSTGQESKSEQDQAENEAEDSAVLMDRLCKYIYAKDRTDRIRTCAILCHIYHHALHNRWFQARDLMLMSHLQDNIQHADPPVQILYNRTMVQLGICAFRQGMIRDAHNALLDIQSSGRAKELLGQGLLMRTMQERNQEQEKIEKRRQIPFHMHINLELLECVYLVSAMLLEIPYMAAHEFDARRRMISKQFHHQLRVGERQPLLGPPESMREHVVAASKAMKMGDWKTCKNFIINEKMNGKVWDLFPEADRVRSMLVRKIQEESLRTYLFTYSSVYDSIRMGILGDMFQLEIPTVHSIISKMIINEELMASLDQPTQTVVMHGTEPSSLQNTALQLAEKLGNLVENNERIFDHKQGSYGGYFNRGEESYQKDSYQRKEGGYMRRGYRRDQQNQNNY
- the LOC138801533 gene encoding eukaryotic translation initiation factor 3 subunit C isoform X2; translated protein: MSRFFATGSDSESESSLSGDELLPKPVGGFNKQPILLSEDEEDTKRVVRSAKDKRFEELTNIIKTIRNAMKIRDMTKCLEEFEQLGKAYIKAKNIVDKEGIPRFYIRLLSDLEDYVNELWDDKEGRKKMNKNNGKALSTLRQKLRKYNRDFEASITAYKQNPEESADEDQDKDEDDDDSDASESSDDEKDVGISASKFLKKADTAPPDSRSKFQKKAEDAEDDEESSDSEIWESDSEDSDSESEDEEGKYTTLAARFLKKTGPSGERQATEKKKEEKAKKKQHRKVKSLAEEGMEGEQDENEAGGEWEKVKGGAPMVKEKPKMFAKGTEITPPIVVKKLNEILQARGKKGTDRAAQIELLHMLAGISEENNLGQGIAVKIKFNIVASLYDYNPNLAAYMKADMWKKCLECIHELLDILFANPNMFIGENIAEDSENLIVSDQQPLRVRGCILTLIERMDEEFTKIMQNTDPHSQEYVDNLKDEARVCEVIERVQKYLQEKGSTEEICRVYLRRIMHTYYKFDYKAHQRQLSTGQESKSEQDQAENEAEDSAVLMDRLCKYIYAKDRTDRIRTCAILCHIYHHALHNRWFQARDLMLMSHLQDNIQHADPPVQILYNRTMVQLGICAFRQGMIRDAHNALLDIQSSGRAKELLGQGLLMRTMQERNQEQEKIEKRRQIPFHMHINLELLECVYLVSAMLLEIPYMAAHEFDARRRMISKQFHHQLRVGERQPLLGPPESMREHVVAASKAMKMGDWKTCKNFIINEKMNGKVWDLFPEADRVRSMLVRKIQEESLRTYLFTYSSVYDSIRMGILGDMFQLEIPTVHSIISKMIINEELMASLDQPTQTVVMHGTEPSSLQNTALQLAEKLGNLVENNERIFDHKQGSYGGYFNRDQKDSYQRKEGGYMRRGYRRDQQNQNNY